A section of the Humulus lupulus chromosome 2, drHumLupu1.1, whole genome shotgun sequence genome encodes:
- the LOC133817446 gene encoding structural maintenance of chromosomes flexible hinge domain-containing protein GMI1-like isoform X2 has product MLTIKAGWLNLGESVRYTFKHGRCIVPAIPLSQIAGNYSFLAIHSRHSNLSLNVEVHVKPAIPNPKVEHDGKNFSTVIENNKKVFEEDLLKIGSVV; this is encoded by the exons ATGCTAACAATAAAGGCTGGTTGGCTTAATTTGGGAGAGTCTGTCCGGTATACTTTCAAGCATGGGCGCTGCATTGTTCCTGCTATTCCTTTATCTCAAATTGCAGGAAACTATAGCTTCTTAGCTATCCATTCTCGCCATTCAAACCTTAGTCTGAATGTTGAG GTTCATGTCAAACCTGCTATACCAAATCCAAAAGTGGAGCATGATGGAAAAAACTTCTCCACggtcattgaaaataataaaaag GTCTTTGAAGAGGACCTTTTAAAAATTGGCTCTGTAGTCTGA
- the LOC133817446 gene encoding uncharacterized protein LOC133817446 isoform X1: MLTIKAGWLNLGESVRYTFKHGRCIVPAIPLSQIAGNYSFLAIHSRHSNLSLNVEVHVKPAIPNPKVEHDGKNFSTVIENNKKILQNYIHLVSKISCPRKRK, translated from the exons ATGCTAACAATAAAGGCTGGTTGGCTTAATTTGGGAGAGTCTGTCCGGTATACTTTCAAGCATGGGCGCTGCATTGTTCCTGCTATTCCTTTATCTCAAATTGCAGGAAACTATAGCTTCTTAGCTATCCATTCTCGCCATTCAAACCTTAGTCTGAATGTTGAG GTTCATGTCAAACCTGCTATACCAAATCCAAAAGTGGAGCATGATGGAAAAAACTTCTCCACggtcattgaaaataataaaaag ATTCTACAGAACTATATCCATTTGGTCTCGAAAATCAGTTGTCCTCGAAAGAGGAAGTGA
- the LOC133817447 gene encoding uncharacterized protein LOC133817447 — MRPETAQGIFVNFKDLYHYNGNKLPFAAAQIGQAFRNEVDCLISKDHLFKWSIILIKAWCYYESRILGAHHGLISTYALETLVLYIFHLFNSSLNGPLAVLYKFLDYFSNFDWDNYCISLNGPVRISSLPELMFYVCQGVTTTGGCRYRQAIPVGIGGGLDVDTNFGIRKAFLPQVY, encoded by the exons ATGCGGCCAGAAACTGCACAGGGCATATTTGTTAACTTCAAAGACTTGTACCATTACAATGGGAACAAGCTTCCTTTTGCTGCTGCTCAAATTGGCCAGGCTTTCAGAAATGAG GTCGATTGCCTCATTAGCAAAGATCATCTTTTCAAATGGAGTATTATACTAATTAAGGCTTGGTGCTATTATGAAAGTCGTATTCTTGGTGCTCATCATGGTTTGATTTCTACATATGCTTTGGAGACATTGGTCCTATATATCTTCCATCTCTTCAACTCTTCCTTGAATGGTCCTTTAGCA GTTTTATATAAATTCTTGGACTATTTTAGCAACTTTGACTGGGATAATTACTGCATTAGCTTGAATGGACCAGTTCGGATATCTTCACTTCCAGAACTCATGT TTTATGTATGTCAGGGTGTTACAACCACTGGGGGATGTAGATATAGACAAGCTATCCCAGTAGGTATTGGAGGTGGTCTGGATGTTGATACAAATTTTGGCATTAGAAAAGCTTTTCTTCCTCAG gtatattga